A DNA window from Undibacterium sp. YM2 contains the following coding sequences:
- a CDS encoding 8-oxoguanine deaminase: protein MTSSLLIKNARVVVTMDDTRREISNGAVYIIDNVIAQVGTSADLPQTADEVIDAADHVVMPGLINTHHHMYQSLTRVIPAAQNGELFNWLTNLYPIWANLTPEMAQVSTQAAMAELILSGCTTSSDHLYIYPNGCQLDHSLQAAQEIGMRFHAARGSMSVGQSKGGLPPDRVVEDEASILRDTQRLIETYHDSSRHAMQRIVVAPCSPFSVSRDLMRESATLARSYGVSLHTHLAENANDIAYSREKFNMTPAEYAEDCGWVGHDVWHAHCVQLDDDGIYMFARTGTGIAHCPCSNMRLASGIAPIRKMLDAGVNVGLGVDGCASNDSGHMLGEVRQAMLLQRVGFGPDAMTARQALEVATLGGAKVLNRDDIGALKPGMSADIVMFSLKQIGYAGAWHDPVAALVFCTPSDVAYSIINGRVVVRDGQITSIDLPVVMERHNRLAHQLAEAAR, encoded by the coding sequence ATGACCAGCAGCTTACTTATCAAAAATGCCCGCGTTGTCGTCACCATGGACGACACGCGCCGTGAAATCAGCAATGGTGCGGTATACATCATCGACAATGTCATCGCGCAGGTGGGTACAAGTGCAGACTTGCCACAAACTGCGGATGAAGTCATTGATGCGGCTGATCATGTTGTCATGCCCGGCCTCATCAATACCCATCACCATATGTATCAAAGCCTGACGCGTGTCATACCCGCGGCACAAAATGGTGAGCTGTTCAACTGGCTGACCAATCTCTACCCTATCTGGGCCAACCTGACACCAGAAATGGCGCAGGTATCGACTCAGGCCGCCATGGCAGAGCTGATCCTGTCTGGTTGCACCACCAGCAGCGACCATCTCTATATCTATCCAAATGGCTGCCAGCTTGATCACAGCCTGCAGGCAGCGCAAGAGATAGGCATGCGCTTTCATGCGGCGCGTGGCTCCATGAGTGTGGGCCAGTCAAAAGGCGGCCTGCCGCCAGACCGTGTGGTGGAGGACGAGGCCAGCATACTGCGCGACACCCAGCGCCTGATAGAGACTTATCACGACAGCAGCCGCCACGCCATGCAACGCATCGTCGTTGCGCCGTGTTCACCATTTTCTGTCTCACGCGATCTCATGCGTGAATCAGCAACACTGGCACGCAGCTATGGCGTCTCGCTGCATACCCACCTGGCAGAAAATGCCAATGACATCGCCTACAGCCGTGAGAAATTCAATATGACTCCGGCAGAATATGCCGAAGACTGCGGCTGGGTAGGCCATGATGTCTGGCATGCGCACTGCGTGCAACTCGATGATGATGGCATCTACATGTTCGCCCGCACTGGCACTGGCATTGCCCATTGCCCCTGCTCGAATATGCGCCTGGCGTCTGGCATCGCACCCATACGCAAGATGCTTGATGCCGGTGTCAATGTAGGTCTCGGTGTCGATGGCTGTGCTTCGAATGATTCCGGCCACATGCTGGGCGAAGTCAGGCAAGCCATGCTCCTGCAGCGCGTGGGTTTCGGCCCCGATGCCATGACAGCCAGACAGGCGCTGGAAGTCGCTACCTTGGGTGGTGCCAAGGTACTCAACCGCGACGACATAGGTGCACTTAAACCCGGCATGTCGGCAGACATTGTCATGTTCAGCCTGAAGCAAATAGGTTATGCCGGTGCCTGGCATGACCCGGTTGCAGCCCTGGTATTTTGCACACCATCGGATGTGGCTTACAGCATCATCAATGGTCGTGTCGTGGTGCGTGATGGTCAAATAACTTCTATAGATTTACCAGTAGTGATGGAAAGACATAATCGTCTTGCCCATCAATTGGCTGAGGCCGCACGTTGA
- a CDS encoding nucleobase:cation symporter-2 family protein: MQTAIHPVDEKLPAAKLFTLGIQHVLVMYAGAIAVPLIIGGALHLPKDQIAFLINADLFCCGLVTLIQALGIWKFGIRMPVMMGVTFAAVGPMVAMAGNPSLGILSIYGAVIASGIFGLIITPFMSRAVRFFPPVVTGTIITVIGITLMRVGINWAAGGQPMIFDAASKSMQPNPNYGAPENLAIAFFVLVSIMLMTRYLRGFLGNISVLLGMVLGFVVSLALGKVSFDGLGEAGWFAFIMPFQYGMPTFDLGAIIGMCLVMIVTMVESTGMFLALSELTGKRISNEELANGLRADSLGTVIGGVFNTFPYTSFSQNIGLVGVTGVRSRYVCAAAGVILVAFGMFPKMAHVAASIPVYVLGGAGIVMFGMVAATGIKILGNAGLNHQRHNLFIVAVSIGAGMIPLVAPQFFSHLPHWLGTIVDSGILLATIAAVTLNLFFNGQGAESEAKAFAMAAAHSSDH; encoded by the coding sequence ATGCAAACAGCGATACACCCGGTAGATGAAAAGCTACCAGCAGCAAAATTATTCACTCTGGGCATACAGCACGTGCTGGTGATGTATGCCGGGGCGATAGCCGTGCCTCTCATCATCGGCGGTGCCCTGCACCTACCCAAAGACCAGATAGCTTTCCTCATCAATGCCGATTTATTCTGTTGCGGCCTGGTGACCCTGATACAAGCCCTGGGTATCTGGAAGTTTGGCATACGCATGCCTGTCATGATGGGCGTCACCTTTGCGGCAGTAGGCCCCATGGTGGCAATGGCGGGTAACCCCAGCCTGGGCATACTCAGTATCTATGGGGCGGTCATCGCCTCCGGTATTTTTGGTCTCATCATTACTCCCTTCATGAGCCGGGCTGTCAGGTTTTTCCCGCCTGTGGTCACCGGCACCATCATCACCGTCATAGGCATTACTCTCATGCGCGTGGGTATCAACTGGGCAGCGGGCGGGCAACCGATGATCTTTGATGCGGCCAGCAAATCCATGCAGCCCAATCCCAATTATGGTGCACCTGAAAACCTGGCGATCGCCTTCTTTGTGCTGGTCTCCATCATGCTCATGACACGTTATTTGCGCGGCTTTTTGGGTAATATCTCGGTCTTGCTGGGCATGGTGCTGGGTTTTGTCGTCTCGCTGGCATTGGGCAAGGTCAGTTTTGATGGCCTGGGTGAAGCAGGCTGGTTTGCCTTCATCATGCCCTTCCAGTATGGCATGCCGACCTTTGACCTGGGTGCCATCATAGGTATGTGCCTGGTCATGATAGTCACCATGGTGGAATCAACGGGCATGTTCCTCGCCCTGTCTGAACTTACCGGCAAGCGCATCAGCAATGAAGAACTGGCGAATGGTTTGCGGGCTGACAGCCTTGGCACAGTCATAGGCGGTGTCTTTAATACCTTCCCTTACACCTCGTTTTCACAAAACATAGGCCTGGTGGGTGTCACTGGAGTGCGCAGCCGTTACGTCTGTGCGGCTGCAGGTGTGATCCTGGTGGCGTTTGGCATGTTCCCCAAAATGGCGCATGTGGCGGCATCGATACCCGTGTATGTACTTGGCGGTGCAGGCATAGTCATGTTTGGCATGGTGGCGGCCACCGGTATCAAGATACTCGGCAATGCGGGTCTTAATCACCAGCGTCATAACCTGTTCATCGTTGCCGTCAGCATAGGGGCGGGCATGATCCCTCTGGTGGCACCGCAGTTCTTTTCACACTTGCCACACTGGCTGGGCACGATAGTCGATAGCGGCATCTTGCTGGCCACCATTGCGGCAGTGACGCTCAATCTGTTTTTCAACGGTCAGGGTGCTGAGTCTGAAGCCAAGGCATTTGCCATGGCTGCGGCCCACAGCTCCGACCATTAA